In the genome of Levilactobacillus brevis, the window GAAGAAGTAACCTTAGCTGCTGACTTAGCACTTGCAGTAGTGGTGGTAGTAACAGCTGAAAGACCAACTAAACCTAACACTGCAGCGCCTACATAAATAGACTTTGCGAATGATGAACGCATAGATGAAAACCTCCTAATAATTTCTTTTTAGCAAAAACATTATGTAAATGTCCACAATCATTCTTGCTAACGGCAATTATAGCATACGTTACCAACTATGCCAAAAGAAAACTTTAAAAAATTCGCAAAAAAGTCATAATCACTAAAATAGTGCACAAAAAAACCCTTCAACAGGTCAGCGGAAGGGAAGAATCATGGATTCATCTATGCAGGTACAATTATATCTTATATGTAGCAAAAAAGCAATGACGACGAAATGTTTGTAATAAAAAAGGACGCCCTGCTTGAAGGAGCGCCCAATCTTCAAAGAAGGAAAAAACCAACTCTAAAGAAATCTCTTAATGCAGACTAACATCTATTTAATATAATGTCAATAAGAATAGAAAGAAGAACGTTTCCATTAAGTTACTAATAGTAGTAGAGAACAAGCAAACCTAATAACACTTACCATCATTTCATTGCTTAACATACTATGGCTGATAATACAATTAGCTATACCAATTTTTACTTTACATAAGGCGGCTTATCCCAAGTAACCCCCTCACTCCCTGATAAAACAACGATCCGTTGTTTTGCCTTTGTGAAATTTGACGGGAGAGGAGTGGTCTAGATGAAAAATCCCCAATAAATCAGTAAACTCACTTTGTGAATTTAACCGCCTAAACTCCTAGACCATTGCACCAATCGTGCCTGACACCAGTCCAAAAAATCCCGTTCTGAAATCGTTGGCGTTCCCGTCAATAACTTTTTTGTGATCGGCTCCTCACCTAAAACCGTCTCAATTAACCCAACCACTAAATAATCCGTCTGTTTCGTCACCCAATTTTGTGGCTTTGCCCCCAAGACTTGTGCCAAGCTAAAAGCTTGTTGCCGAGTCATGGTTGTTAAGCGACCGGTAAAAGCAATCTCACAATTTTTTAAATCAAGCATTTCAAATCATCAACTTTCTTGATTTTAATGTTGGTTTTGACTTGACGGGTTACGGTTTTCCATTCAGTTTAGAGGGAGTGACGTTTTGAGCGCAGAATTGTTCCCTGGAAACAGCTATTTGGAATAACTGAACCAGAGTACAATTCTACTACTAAAAGTTTCCCCTTAGTTCGTCGGTCGTTAACGCCCGTCGCTTGTCTGTACAATTGCGGTATTGCTACCACCACTCATTATAAACCTACGTTTTCGGTTTAACCTACTAAAAAACGCCCTAGCAGGCGTTGGTAATACGTATTTTTATTTGTTCGATCACCAACTAATCAGTGGCACCAAGCCGAAGCTTCGTTTTACCACCCGCGCCGTTAATGGTCGCGCTCACCATTCACCACCCAGCCGTACAGATGACCTTGTTGTGGTATAGCCAGACTTATTGAAGTCGCCCTGGCAAACGTGTCCCTTTA includes:
- a CDS encoding BRCT domain-containing protein, with the translated sequence MLDLKNCEIAFTGRLTTMTRQQAFSLAQVLGAKPQNWVTKQTDYLVVGLIETVLGEEPITKKLLTGTPTISERDFLDWCQARLVQWSRSLGG